The stretch of DNA CGGAATGGGCCGATTCGACGGACTCGCAGAATCGCGCTTCGGCCGGGATTGCCACCTTCGCGACGTGAAGCGGAGCGCCGGGCCCATCTCCTGCGAGCGCATGTTCCCGTGCTCCCTGGCCACGCACCGCCGAGAAGAGCAAGCCCGGGCCTTCGGGCCCTTGCAGGTTCGGGCAGCCGAGCACACCCAGCACGACCTGGCCCTGCTCGATCAGCCCAAGCGCCACGGCATACTGCTCGCCGCGAAGAAATCCCTTGGTTCCGTCGATCGGATCGAGCGTCCAGTAGCGGCCCGTGTCAGCCTGGGCGCCGCCCCGATCGATCCAGCCGAGCACAGCGGCCTCATCGACCTCCCCTTCGACCTCGGCCGCGACCTCTCTTGCGACCGCGGCTCGCAGCACCGCCTGATCCCCTGCGCGCAACTCGGCGGAATCCTCTTCGCCCACCACCGGATCCTCGGGCAGTACGCCCGCGAGCCGCTGGCAGACGATCGCCTGGGAGGCAAAATCCGCCACCGTGACGGGGCTCTTGTCCTTCTTCTCGAGAGTGTCCGCAGTGACGAGCCGCTGTTGAACCGCACGGCAGACCCGTGCTGCGGCCCGCACGGCCTCCAGGGCAACTTCGAGTTCAGCAGCATATTCGGTCAAGATGGCCTCCCTTTGGGCAGCGGAACATGCCAAACCTGGGAAGCTCCGTCGTGTCATCGCTAGGGCGAACTTGCCGGTCGCGCGGCCCGACCGAGACTTCGGCTCGCCTCCATTCAGACGAAAGGCCGAGACGATCGACTGGGTCAGCCATCGACCCCTTCGAGACCGGATCTGGCATCCTGGTCCTCAGGATCCCGTAGCAGGGCCAGCTGGAACTCTTTGCGGGCCAGCGCGCGGTTCTCCTCCTCGAGAGCCAGGCGGCCGAGGATCGTATGCGGGCGGGCAGAGGTGCCGTCTTCCTCGACGACCTTGCGGGCACAGGCGGTAAGCTTGGCGCGCTGTACGCGCACCTCGACCCGGGCGACCCGATAGGCGGCCCAGGTCTCGTACATGTGGTATTCGGCCTCGAGCGGCTCCAGCTCGATCGCGCGTGCGAAACTCTCCCGGGCCTCGGCGATCCTTTCCGCCTCCAGATGCTCCTGACCCAGCCGGAAGGCTCGTTCGGCCTCGAGCCGGGCTCGGGCCCGTTCATTCTCCGACGGCTCATGGGGCAGGTCGGCTTTCTGGGGGCTCTGGGGCGGGCGCAATGCTGGGCCCTTGGCTTGCGACTGCGGCTGGCGCTTGGCGGCGGTGAGCTGGCCCGTCATCTCGAGCGCAATCAGCAGCCGCGGGTCCGCGGTTTCGAGCAGTTGGGCGACGCTGCGCTCACC from bacterium encodes:
- a CDS encoding 3'(2'),5'-bisphosphate nucleotidase is translated as MLTEYAAELEVALEAVRAAARVCRAVQQRLVTADTLEKKDKSPVTVADFASQAIVCQRLAGVLPEDPVVGEEDSAELRAGDQAVLRAAVAREVAAEVEGEVDEAAVLGWIDRGGAQADTGRYWTLDPIDGTKGFLRGEQYAVALGLIEQGQVVLGVLGCPNLQGPEGPGLLFSAVRGQGAREHALAGDGPGAPLHVAKVAIPAEARFCESVESAHSDQSESARIAARLGITQEPFRIDSQCKYGAVARGDASIYLRMPTRKDYREKIWDHAAGKIVVEEAGGRVTDVFGSDLDFSRGRTLENNRGIVATSGTIHDEVIAAVREVRGE